One Thermus sp. CCB_US3_UF1 DNA window includes the following coding sequences:
- a CDS encoding response regulator transcription factor, with amino-acid sequence MRILLVEDDPAVAKILELALGRAGHAPFLVRDYPSARAALARDWDAVVLDLNLPGGAGLDLLRHLRQELGKDTPVVVLSGLKQERNMAQALALGAQAYLTKPFSPGELLKLLERHVAAW; translated from the coding sequence ATGCGGATCCTGCTGGTGGAGGATGACCCCGCGGTGGCCAAGATCCTGGAGCTGGCCCTGGGGCGCGCGGGCCACGCCCCTTTCCTGGTCCGGGATTACCCTTCTGCCCGCGCCGCCTTGGCCCGGGACTGGGACGCCGTGGTCCTAGACCTCAACCTCCCCGGGGGGGCGGGTCTGGACCTCTTGCGCCACCTGCGGCAGGAGCTCGGGAAGGATACCCCCGTGGTGGTCCTTTCCGGCCTCAAGCAGGAGCGGAACATGGCCCAGGCCCTGGCCCTGGGGGCCCAGGCCTACCTGACCAAACCCTTCAGCCCCGGGGAGCTCCTCAAGCTTTTGGAGAGGCATGTGGCGGCCTGGTGA
- a CDS encoding HAMP domain-containing sensor histidine kinase, with product MLRPHPPTDLAFLADLLRRYPVRLSFRGQVLPEGPLKGEKLGQEGELALYWEGPPPAKEVQEALGLLLRAFAQVLALRERELALLKAQEETARLLGLLLHEIKNPLMSVLGALELVREGESLSPEDREILEIAERSARRIQDLLVRAQDYLRLGQGVRLKSERVDLKALLLQAAEEGRPLARRKRLSLRLVLPKGEAWVYGDRDWLYQAVLNVLHNAVKYTPEGGRVVLRLLVGPNRYGIAVSDTGPGIPREEQERIFEPFYRASTRGEEEGTGLGLALVKRVLEAHGGEVRLKSRPGRGSTFLLLLPRPMPGQRAPVGRLLLLLLALVFLTRLPIFPAPLGSRAFGQVPAGEVVRLAGLELAFSPEAEGGAWRWRSLWGGGERVRLALEGGGVEAVRQGQVPLTLLTPEGEVRPTGTHLRLSRQGTARVSLYRGRLALGREVLPAGEGAVLGKGVRRKLLPAPLVRPLPGPEGEVVFRLLLPPGAQGFRLEVRSGERVVLSALGEGNAFRYPPQADRLGQVRAFALDGEGLEGYPSDPQPFRERKSLYEGKRRLPQDPRGAEGFLRRALQVFPDDAEAMGELAFALYLQGRHAEARPLFERALALWDAPDIRVRYARLLYHQKAYGEAEASYRQVLGEDPGNLDARWGLAEVLLALGRAKEAERLARQVLSLEPGYPLARFTLAKALLEGGRLEEARRLLREEAQRNPDPEVLRLLQTLPPSP from the coding sequence GTGCTCCGGCCTCACCCCCCCACGGACCTGGCCTTTCTGGCGGACCTTCTCCGCCGCTACCCCGTGCGGCTTTCCTTCCGGGGCCAGGTCCTGCCGGAGGGCCCCCTCAAGGGGGAGAAGCTTGGGCAGGAGGGGGAGCTGGCCCTCTACTGGGAGGGTCCCCCGCCCGCCAAGGAGGTCCAGGAGGCCCTGGGCCTGCTGCTGCGGGCCTTCGCCCAGGTCTTGGCCCTGAGGGAGCGGGAACTCGCGCTCCTCAAGGCCCAGGAGGAGACCGCCCGGCTGCTTGGCCTCCTCCTCCACGAGATCAAGAACCCCTTGATGAGCGTCCTGGGGGCCTTGGAGTTGGTCCGGGAAGGGGAAAGCCTTTCCCCCGAGGACCGGGAGATCCTGGAGATCGCCGAAAGGAGCGCCCGGCGTATCCAGGACCTCCTGGTCCGGGCCCAGGACTACCTGCGCCTGGGCCAGGGGGTGCGGCTTAAATCGGAGCGGGTGGACCTGAAGGCCTTGCTGCTCCAGGCGGCGGAGGAAGGGCGGCCCTTGGCCCGGCGGAAGCGCCTTTCCCTCCGGCTGGTCCTGCCCAAGGGGGAGGCCTGGGTGTACGGCGACCGGGACTGGCTGTACCAGGCCGTGCTCAACGTGCTCCACAACGCGGTGAAGTACACCCCGGAAGGGGGGAGGGTGGTCCTGCGCCTCCTGGTGGGCCCCAACCGTTACGGGATCGCCGTGTCCGATACCGGCCCGGGGATCCCCCGGGAGGAACAGGAGCGGATCTTTGAGCCCTTCTACCGCGCCTCCACCCGGGGGGAGGAGGAGGGGACGGGCCTGGGGCTGGCCTTGGTGAAGCGGGTCCTCGAGGCCCACGGGGGGGAGGTGCGCCTGAAGAGCCGTCCGGGCCGGGGGAGCACCTTCCTCCTCCTCTTGCCCCGGCCCATGCCCGGCCAGCGGGCCCCGGTGGGGCGGCTTCTCCTCCTCCTTCTGGCCCTGGTCTTCCTCACCCGCCTGCCCATCTTCCCCGCGCCCTTGGGCTCCCGGGCCTTCGGCCAGGTACCGGCGGGGGAGGTGGTGCGGCTTGCGGGCCTGGAGCTTGCCTTCAGCCCGGAGGCCGAAGGAGGGGCCTGGCGCTGGCGGAGCCTCTGGGGTGGGGGCGAGCGGGTGCGGCTGGCCCTGGAGGGGGGTGGGGTGGAGGCGGTGCGCCAGGGCCAGGTGCCCTTGACCCTCCTCACCCCCGAGGGGGAGGTACGCCCCACCGGCACCCACCTGCGCCTTTCCCGCCAGGGGACGGCCCGGGTTTCCCTCTACCGGGGGCGGCTGGCCCTGGGGCGGGAGGTGTTGCCCGCCGGGGAAGGGGCGGTGCTGGGGAAGGGGGTACGGCGGAAACTCCTCCCGGCCCCCCTGGTCCGCCCCCTTCCCGGGCCCGAGGGGGAGGTGGTCTTCCGCCTCCTCCTGCCCCCGGGGGCCCAGGGGTTCCGGCTGGAGGTGCGAAGCGGGGAGCGGGTGGTCCTCTCCGCCTTGGGGGAGGGGAACGCCTTCCGCTACCCGCCCCAGGCGGACCGCTTAGGGCAGGTGCGGGCCTTCGCCTTGGATGGGGAGGGCCTCGAGGGCTACCCTTCCGATCCCCAGCCCTTCCGCGAGCGAAAGAGCCTCTACGAGGGCAAAAGGCGGCTTCCTCAAGACCCCAGGGGGGCGGAGGGCTTCCTCAGGCGGGCCCTCCAGGTCTTCCCCGACGACGCCGAGGCCATGGGCGAGCTGGCCTTCGCCCTTTACCTCCAGGGGCGCCACGCCGAGGCCCGGCCCCTTTTTGAGCGGGCCCTGGCCCTTTGGGACGCTCCCGACATCCGGGTGCGCTACGCCCGCCTCCTCTACCACCAGAAGGCCTACGGGGAGGCCGAGGCCAGCTACCGCCAGGTCCTTGGGGAGGACCCGGGGAACCTGGACGCCCGCTGGGGGCTGGCCGAGGTCCTCCTGGCCCTGGGCCGGGCCAAGGAGGCGGAACGCCTGGCCCGGCAGGTCCTCTCCCTGGAGCCCGGCTACCCCCTGGCCCGCTTCACCCTGGCCAAGGCCCTGCTGGAAGGGGGGCGCCTGGAGGAGGCCCGGCGGCTTTTGCGGGAGGAGGCGCAAAGGAACCCCGACCCCGAGGTCCTGCGGCTTCTCCAGACCCTTCCCCCCTCCCCTTGA
- a CDS encoding cupin domain-containing protein, which translates to MEIRDLKSLARFSPERMAKIPVFDSPHLLYDLYALLPGQAQKVHAHLGSDKVYYVLEGEVVVRVGEEEALLAPGMAALAPAGQPHGVRNESASPALLLVVMAPRP; encoded by the coding sequence ATGGAGATCCGGGACCTCAAAAGCCTGGCCCGTTTCAGCCCGGAACGGATGGCCAAGATCCCCGTCTTTGACTCCCCTCACCTCCTTTACGACCTCTACGCCCTCCTGCCGGGGCAGGCCCAGAAGGTGCACGCCCACCTGGGGTCGGACAAGGTCTACTACGTGCTGGAGGGGGAGGTGGTGGTGCGGGTGGGGGAGGAGGAGGCCCTCCTGGCCCCCGGCATGGCGGCCTTGGCCCCCGCGGGCCAGCCCCACGGGGTGCGCAACGAGTCGGCCAGCCCGGCCCTCCTCCTGGTGGTCATGGCCCCCAGGCCCTAG